The sequence AATTCGCTTCAGTTCTGGCACGCCTGATTCGAGTGTCGCTCCTGTGATTGCCCTGGGGCGGCAGCGAAACTCTCGCCCACAGGCTCCGGATCACTGGTTCTTTTCGGGATCCGCGGAACCAGAAGAGCCGTCGGTGTCGTAGCTTGCTTTAGGACGAGCCCAGTCGTTGGAACCGTTTTCCTGCTGGCTCGATTGGTTCCAGCTGGTCGAGCCTGAGCCGGACGGCTGCTGGTTTCAGCCGCCGGCGTTCTGCTGGCTCGGCTGTTGCCACGAGTTCGAAGACTGCTGCGGAGCAGCGGGGTTGAAGGGGGCTTGGTTCACGGGCGCCCCGGCTGCACCGTTTTGACCCTGGTTGGCAGCTGCCGATGCACGAGCTTTGTTCACCTGTGCGTCGAGCTTGTCTTTGCCACAGCCCGGCTAATGATTCACTGCTCAATCCCGCGAGTTGGGCTTCGGTAGTGATCCCTGAAGCTTCGAGCGCCTCGCGGGCTTTTTGGACTGTGGTGTGCGAACACCCCACGGTGGTACGGTTTTGGCGGACGGACCAACCTTTGAGCACAAGGTCCATCACCGCCCGGTAGTCAGTCACAACTGGACTCCTCTGGCAATGCCGCGCGCCCTGTAGTCGCGCGGTCACCTGCCTCGTCCCCCAAGGCGTTACTGGATACTCACCATCGCGTTACTCGAAACCCACCACGGTGTTACTAGATAAACCCGCGCAACACCCGAGGCTGGGTTATCCCTCCGGATAAGTGAAATCATCCTAATACCAGCACGCCAGGCCGGCTAACCAGACAACCTCACCAACACATCCTGTCGTTTAGGCCCCCACCACCGCAGCTAGGTGATTAAGGATCAAAATGTGTGTCTTAGTCCGTAGCTTAAGGGGTGAAGCTTGGGGTGCAGGCGAAGACGGGGGCTAGGGGACCAAACTAAAGACACCATTTGGGGCGCTGAATCAAGAAAAGTCCAGGTAAAAGCATACAAGGTTTGGCATAAGGTGCCAATGCTTTGGTCCTTCTTCTTCCTTCCAAGTAGCACCGGCTCCGTAGCGTCCTTCATGTCACTGAAGCATACGGGTCCACCTTAAAGTGGAACGATTGCTTTCCTGTTGTGACGCGTGCAGAGGGGGTTAAGGCCGCGGCTTTCCTTGAATCCAGTAGACGGACCAGATGACGTCCTCGCGCGGCACACCCCAGTCGTGCACAGCTATGGCGCGCACTGCTTTGGCGAGGTCCCCTTCGCCGGATACCCATACCGAATCGGGTGCAGTATCCGGGGTGAAACGAGAATCAAGGAGCTGTCTGGCGCGCGCAATGTGCTCCTCGTGCGGAGCGGAAATCATAGTGAGCGAGCGAACCTTGCCGCTCCACGTTTCCTCAAATCCATCCTCAATTTCGTCGTCGCTTGCGATCAGAGCAACGACGTCGACGCCGCCCAAGGCGTCCGGTGAGAAAGCTTCGTAATGTTCCAGGATGTGCCACAGCGCCGGAAGAGCGGAGGCGTCTGCGAGTAACAGTTGTGATTTCCTAGGTTCTTGCCACCGTGCTTGTCCCGTGTATATTCCTGCGGTATCCCCAGGTTGTGCCTTGCGGATCCAGCGTGAGCCCGGGCCATTATCGCCGTGAGTCACCACGTCGACATCGATGGTGCACGCTTTCTGGTTGAGCTTGCGAATTGTGTACCAGCGCAATGCTGGGCGAATGTCGTCGGGCAATCGGGTGACGGTGGCGCGAACATTGGCATCGTCGACCGGGAAGGGTGAAAATTCCTGCTTGTCTTGGGGCATGAGGAGCCCAAAATACTCGTCAGGCCCGGCTAAGAGGTAGTCACCAAAAGCCGGCGAGTGAAAAGTTAAACGGTGCAGCCGCGGCTTGAGGCGGGTGTTCCCGGTGAGGGTGACGGGCAATAGGCGGTGATGCGTCAAGGGAAGCGTTCCTAGGTGGGAGGGAAATTTGTCACCATTATAGAGAAGAAGTTAGGCTAGCCTCAAATAAGTTAGGGGCCCGTTAATGTGCGTGCTCCTTCCCTGTGAAGGAAAGGTTTAATCCATGGTTGCTATCAACCGGCGCGCGAAAACCGTGCTCGCTATTGTCTCAGCGGCAGCGATTGCTTTAGCGGGGTGCTCGCGCGGAAGCGGCGATGAAAGCACGGGAGCGGACAGCGCTGGCGAGGTGCGGGTTGCGAGCCTGGGGCTGGGCGACGCCGATACCGTGCTTGCGCTTGGCATTACTCCCGTTGCTGTGGCGCCGTGGGGTGCGCAAGGTGACGGTGATGGCTCCGGCGTTGGCCCCTGGGCGAAGGAACTTTTGGGTGATGCCCAGCCCGAGGTGATTTATAACACCGCTTCCGGTTTCACGGCAGAGGTTCTTGAACAGGTCACGGCCTCGGATCCCACACAGATCATCGCCGTGAACCAAGCTGTGGATCAGGAGGCGAAGAAATCCCTCGAGGATATCGCCCCGCTGACCGTGAAGCCCGAAGGTTTCGAAGACTGGCAGATTCCCTGGGAGGAGCAAGTTAAGACCATCGCCGCTGCCGTCGATAAGGAAGAGGAGGGGGAGAAGCTTATTGACCAAGCGGAGGACGCCTTAGAGCAGTTCAAGAACTCTCACCCGGAGCTGCAGGGCAAACGAGCAGCCATCGTCATGCCCTATGAAGGGAAGCTGGGCCTCTACACAGCAGAGGACGGCCGCGGCCAGTTCATCGAATCTCTCGGCTTTGACATTCCGCAGGAACTGCAGGGTGATGGCTCCAGCTTTTTCGTGGACTATGCCCCGGAAAACTACTCCCAGCTCAACAACGTGGACTACCTGTTCGTCTTGGATTACAACGGTGCGGCCGATGAACTCAAGAAGGATTCCACGTTCCAGGGCCTGGACGTGGTCAAGGATGGCCGTGTTCGCTACCTGGACACGGACACCGGCAATGCGATGAGCATGCCAAATCCGCTGACGATCCCGTGGGCCGTCAACAAGTTCGAAGAGAAGCTCTAAGTGCTCGCACTACCGAGGAAGGCTGACGCTATCCACGGTGCTGCGGGCACACACCACGGCGACAAGGCAGCCACACTGGACTCGCGGGGGAGGAGCCGCGCGCGGCTGACCACGGCACTCGTTATTGCGACCCTTCTCCTTTTCCTGTGCTCGCTAGTAGTGGGGTCCAGGACTATCCCGTTGCCTGATCTGTTCTCTGTACTTCTTCACGGGGGCGAAGCAGACATCGAGAATATCGTGTGGGATTTGCGTATCCCCCGCACGTTCGTGGCCTACTTCGCGGGTGCTGCCATTGCGGTATCGGGTGTTATCGCTCAGTCCTGGACTAGGAACCCCCTGGCCGATCCGGGCTTCATCGGTATCACTGCGGGAGCCTCGTTCCTGGTTGCCCTCGGGACAACACTAGGAATCGCCACTTCAACCGGAGCGCGGACCGTGCTCGCTCTCTTAGGTGCCGGATTGGCCACTGCATTGGTGTTGGGTGTGTCCCGGCGGTTTCAGGATCCCCTGACGCTGGTCTTGGTGGGTGCGGGAGTCGCCGCTGCCTTGAGCTCTGGCGCCATGTTGATCGGCCTATATTCCACGGATGTTCTCGACAGCATGCGTCGGTGGACCATCGGCTCCACGTTTGGGCGCGGCCCAGAGGATGTCGCCATCGCAGGTGCCGGATTGCTCATCGGATTTATCATCGCCGCACGTGTCGCGAGACCGCTCGATCTTTTGGCAATGGGGGAGGAATCCTCGGTTGCTTTAGGCGGTTCTCCCACGCTGGCGCGGCGCGGCGCTGCCTTGAGCATCGTTGTCCTAGCGGGATGCGCTACCGCGGCGACGGGGCCCATTGCCTTCGTCGGATTCGCCATCCCCCATCTGCTGCGCCGGTTCACAGGGCCAGAAGTTACCGCGATGATTGCACCGGCCGCATTGCTCGGTGGTTGCTCCGTACTCGCTGCAGATATTCTGGGCCGCCTCATCGCAGGCCCCTCTGAGCTGGAGATGTCCATCGTCTTGGCCTTCGTGGGTGCACCATTTCTCATCTGGGCCGTACACCGCGGGGAGCACACGCTATGAGGGGGCGGGTGAAGGGGGACGTCGTCAAGCATCTGCGTTCCCAAGAACGGCAGCGCCGCACATGGTTATGGGCGGCGACCTGCTTCTTTATTCTGGTTGCAGCAACCTCCTATGTCCTCCTGCTGGGCCAAGGCCCCGTGGACTTGAGCCCGGGGCGGGTTCTGGAGATTCTCAACGGCGGGGGAAGCCGAAGCGAAATCCGCGTTGTCTGGGACCTGCGTATGCCGGTAGCGCTAGCGACCCTCATCGTGGGCGCCGCGCTCGGGCTGGCGGGCTCGTGGACGCAGTCTATGTCTCGCAATCCGCTGGCCTCGCCCGATATCCTTGGCGTGACTGGTGGCGCATCGGTCATGGTGGTCATCGGAACGGTACTCTCCCGGCCTGTGCTTGCCGAAGGGCTTTCCACGTTCTGGTGGCGGGCAGGCCTCGCGCTGCTGGGCGCGGTGCTAGCGGCTCTCCTGCTGGTGGCACTTGGAGGAATTGGTACAAGCAACCGCATCGTCATCGTCGGAATCGCGCTCTCGCTGCTGTTCCAAGCGCTGGTGGCATATTTATTGCGCGCCGCCGAGCTCCTTCGCGCGGCGCAATCGCAGCTGTGGCTGGCGGGAACCACGGGCTTTGTGCGGATGGATGTCATTGTCCCACTACTCGTGGGGCTGACTCCTTTCGTGCTCCTCGGCCTGTGGTGTGCCAAGGAGCTACCGCTCCTTGCGCATGATGATCTCTCGGCCCTTTCCCTCGGGGTTAACATCACACGAACACGCGCGCTGCTGTTGGTAGCAGCTACAGGCATCTGCGCGGTGACTGTATCCGTGGCCGGCCCCATTGGTTTCATCGCGCTTCTGGCCCCGCACGTGGGGCGCATTGTTGCCCGAACACCCACGCCGGTGCCCCTGGTCTCCTGCGCTGCCGGCGCCGCTTTGTTGAGTGTATGCGCTGTCATTGCTGGATTGCTGCCGATGGACGCTCCCGTAGGCGCTGTCTCCTCCATCATCGGAGGGGGCGCCCTGGTCATCTTGGTGTGGAACGCCGCACGACGGAGAGGATAAAAAGCTTGTGAAAGACAGAGAAATTACAGCTACCGGTATTCATGCCGGCTATAAGGACGGAGAAGACATCCTGTCCGGCGTTGACCTAGTGGCCCGCCCGGGTGAAATCACCACGCTCATTGGCCCCAATGGCTGCGGCAAGTCCACGCTGCTGAAGACCTTGTCTAAGATTCTTCGCCCGCGGCAGGGGCGCGTGCGCATCGGCGAGCTAGACGTGCACGCCATGAGCCCGAAAGAAGCAGCTGCCCACGTGGCGCTTCTTCCGCAGCAGCCGACGGCACCGGACGGGCTGCGGGTAGGCGAGCTCGTCGCGCGCGGCCGCTACCCGCACCTGAGCCGCGGGCGGGGACTGTCCGCGAAAGACCGCGACATCATCGCGCAGGCTTGCGTGGAGACGGGCATTACGGACTTCATCGACCGTGACATCGCGGCACTGTCGGGCGGCCAACGCCAGCGCGTGTGGCTAGCGCTTGCTTTGGCGCAGGACACGCCAGTGCTGCTTCTTGACGAACCCACCACCTTCCTCGACCCAGCCCACGCCATTAGCGTTTTAGAGCTTGTGCGCAAACAAGCCAATGCAGGGAAAACGGTCGTCGTCGTGTTGCACGATCTTATGTTGGCCGGTCAGTACTCTGACACCATGGTGGTCATGAACAACGGTGAGGTCATCGCGCAGGGAACTCCCCGCCAGGCGTTGACGAAAGAAGTGCTGGCGGCCGCGTATGGCATCGACGTGGAAATCTGGGATGACCCGCGAAGCGACGCCCCCGTCATCGTTCCGCGTGGAGTGCTCGGCACGCCAACAACCCCATAAAGAAACCCGAGTACAAAGCCCTCAGGGGAGCGATTTGGAGTTTGCCCAGCTCGGGTTGTAAAGTACCTAGCGAAGTTTGAACGGCCCATGGAGGTCGAGTCAAAGTTCACCGAAGACCGTCGGTCATCCGGATTTACGGATCGAAGGTTCCTCATCCACGAGGGCGGCCCACGCAGGAGACACTTTGCGAATTACCGCGGATTTCCGCGCGCGCCCTGTGCTCTTGCACGGGGCTCTTGTTGTTTCGGTCGCCATCTCCGGCGGCTGGGGCAGGAAGAGTCCCGGCGGAAAACACAATAAATGTTTCGAAAGGAGGCGAAGTAGAAAATGGCAAACCCGAAGAACACTGCAGACCTGGCAAAGCTAAAGGAGAAGCTCGATGGTGCTCACTCCATCGTGCTCACTGAGTACCGCGGCCTGACCGTGGGTCAGCTCCAGGAGCTGCGTAACAACCTCGGCTTTGACGTTGAGTACTCCGTCGCCAAGAACACCCTTTTCAAGATCGCTGCCAACGAAGCTGGCATCGAGGGTCTTGACGAGCACCTGACTGGCCCGACCGCTATTGCGTTCATCAAGGGCGAGGCAGTGGATGCTGCGAAGGTCATCACCAAGTTCGCTGATGACAACAAGGCACTCGTTATCAAGGGTGGCTACATGGACGGCAACGCACTGTCTGCCGACCAGGTTGAGGCCATCTCCAAGCTGGACAACCGCGAGACCACTCTCGCCAAGCTGGCTGGCGCCATGAAGGGTTCTATGGCAAAGGCTGCTGCCGTATTCAACGCTCCTGCTACCAAGATGGTCCGCACTGCTGCGGCCCTGCAGGACAAGAAGGCTGCGGAAGCTTAAGACGCCGATTAGCGGCGCACAATTACACACATAAATTCATCTGGCTGTCTAGGGCGGCCAGGAACACTGAGAAAGGATGCCAATCATGGCTAAGCTCACCAAGGACGAGCTCATTGAAGCTTTCAAGGAAATGACCCTCATCGAGCTCTCCGAGTTCGTTAAGGAATTCGAGGAGGTCTTCGACGTTGAGGCTGCTGCTCCGGTTGCTGCTGTTGCTGCTGGTGCCCCGGCTGCCGGCGGTGCTGCTGAGGAAGAGAAGACCGAGTTCGACGTCGTTCTGACCGACGCTGGCGCTAAGAAGATCGGCGTTATTAAGGCTGTCCGCGAAATCGTTTCCGGCCTGGGCCTGAAGGAAGCCAAGGAAATGGTTGAGGGTGCTCCGAAGGCTATCCTCGAGGGCGCTTCCAAGGACGACGCTGAGGCTGCTAAGGCTAAGCTCGAAGAGGCTGGCGCTTCCGTCGAGCTCAAGTAATTCACCTGAATTACTTCAGCTTTTCCGCGCGGCACACGTGCTGCGTACCCACAACCCCGTTCCGCACTGCGCGGAGCGGGGTTGTTCCCGTTTTGGTGGAAACTCCGGTTTTATGCCTCTAGTGTCATCTATTGACACTAGTATCAATAGATGACACTATGGGGATGTGCAATTTCGTCGGCGAAGTCTCGAGCGATTTCATCAAGATGGCGTTCCGCCGCGATATATCCCATCGGAGTTACGCTCAGTAGTACGACGCAAGTTGCTCATGATCGGGCGATCCGTAAGCGTCACGGACCTTCGGATACCTCCGGCAAATCGGTTGGAGAAGCTAAAAGGCGACCTAGAGGGCTACTACTCAATTCGCGTCAATTCGCAGTGGCGCATCATATTCAAATGGACGCACGAAGGAGCTGTTGACGTTGACTTTATCGACTACCACTGAAGCGCATACTCATATTGATGTGGTTCCCGTTCCGCATCCTGGGGAAATCCTTCTCCTAGAATTCCTCAAACCCTGTGGTATTACCCAGTATCGCCTGGCCAGTGACATTGGCACTACCCGTTCCCAAGTCTCCAAAATTACCCGCGGCGCGCTCGGTATCAGTGCCGATATGGCTTTGCGTTTGTCGGCCTACTTTGGGAACTCCGCGGAGTTCTGGCTCGGACTTCAAGAGGAATACGATCTCTGGAAAGCTCGCCAGACCACGGATGTCAGCGCCATCGTCCCGTGGAATGACAACAAAGAAGCTAATTCTCACTCACAGAAATAAATGAATCGTGTTCCTGAGTGTCTAGGGGGTCGTCCTCCTTCGCGTCTGCTTGCGCAAGGGCGCGATCGGCTCTGCGCGCAAAGATGAGGGCAGGTCCGATAGCAAGGAATCCGGCGAGCGCATTGGCCCACAATCCAGTGGTCAATGACCAGCGATGAGACAGCGCAGCCAGAGGGGTCGACCATACACTGGAGAGTGAGACGACGGTGCTCATTTGGATATTGGTGACTCGGCCAAATGTTTCTTCAGCCATAAGCCTGTGGAGTGCGGCATAGGTTACCGCGCCGGCGGCTGGGGCTGTAAGAACGGATAGTCCTAGCGGGATGATCATCAACAGGCTGGAGCTGAGCAGGGCGCCACAGGCGATTGACGCAGCAACCCAGACACACGTGCCTACCTGAAGGGCTGCGAAGGAGAACTTCTTCTGCAGCCAACCTGTCGACAAAGCACCCACAATCCCGATGAGGCCAATGGACGTGCGGGCCAGTCCCGTTACCCATCCAGGGTTACTCCCCTCCTCCAGTATGAGGACAGCCATGAACAGTGAGCCGTTAATTGCGCAGTTCGACAGTGTTTGCATGGCAATAAGCCCGCGAAGTAGGGGCGAGCGAGCGACAATGGCTAGGCCTTCCTTCGTCGTGCGTAGGAGCTTGTTCCCTGCCTTCTTTGCGGGGTCTAGGCTAGCCTTGATAAAGAGGAAGAAGACAATGGTGAGGAAATTTGCCAGGCCTACAAACACAAAGGGCAGTGCCAGATTGACTTCTAGAAGTGCGCCGCCCACGGTGGGGCCGATGAGTCCCGCAAATTGCAGGCGCGCTTGGATGAGCCCTTGTTTGGCGGCGAGTTGTTCTTCCTCAACCAGCTGGGGCAGGCAAGGGTCGGAGCAAGCTTGACCAATTCGGTAAAAGAGCATCATGCTCCCGAGAAGCATGCCGAAGAGGATGGGGGAGAAGCCTCCGGAGAGGATGAGGCCCGCTAACGCGAGGTTGAGTACCCCAGCCAGCGCGTTGGTCACAATGATGAGTGGCTTGCGGCGCCACATATCCGAAAGAGAGCCGCCAATGATGCCGCCTGCCAGTGCCGCAATTCCGGTGATGGTTCCATACAGACCGGCAAGGGTAAGACTATCGCTCAAACGTAGAGTGACCACCGGAATAGCAAGCCCGGCTCCTACCCCAGCTATCTGAGCCACAAGGTCTGACCACAGGAATAGTCTAAAATCACTTAGGTTGGTGCGATCGACTTTATTGGTATTCAATGTTCCTCCAAAAAGCGATCTCAGACGTCTCTAGGCCCTATTGCAATTAGCATGCCCCGGGGGAAAGATCACCAATCTAGTCCCGCATCATCAGCGATGATGTTCTCCCGAAAGAGAGAAGGCCGTAAAACCTCCCAATAATGTGA is a genomic window of Corynebacterium singulare containing:
- a CDS encoding siderophore-interacting protein, with product MTHHRLLPVTLTGNTRLKPRLHRLTFHSPAFGDYLLAGPDEYFGLLMPQDKQEFSPFPVDDANVRATVTRLPDDIRPALRWYTIRKLNQKACTIDVDVVTHGDNGPGSRWIRKAQPGDTAGIYTGQARWQEPRKSQLLLADASALPALWHILEHYEAFSPDALGGVDVVALIASDDEIEDGFEETWSGKVRSLTMISAPHEEHIARARQLLDSRFTPDTAPDSVWVSGEGDLAKAVRAIAVHDWGVPREDVIWSVYWIQGKPRP
- a CDS encoding ABC transporter substrate-binding protein, whose protein sequence is MVAINRRAKTVLAIVSAAAIALAGCSRGSGDESTGADSAGEVRVASLGLGDADTVLALGITPVAVAPWGAQGDGDGSGVGPWAKELLGDAQPEVIYNTASGFTAEVLEQVTASDPTQIIAVNQAVDQEAKKSLEDIAPLTVKPEGFEDWQIPWEEQVKTIAAAVDKEEEGEKLIDQAEDALEQFKNSHPELQGKRAAIVMPYEGKLGLYTAEDGRGQFIESLGFDIPQELQGDGSSFFVDYAPENYSQLNNVDYLFVLDYNGAADELKKDSTFQGLDVVKDGRVRYLDTDTGNAMSMPNPLTIPWAVNKFEEKL
- a CDS encoding FecCD family ABC transporter permease: MPDLFSVLLHGGEADIENIVWDLRIPRTFVAYFAGAAIAVSGVIAQSWTRNPLADPGFIGITAGASFLVALGTTLGIATSTGARTVLALLGAGLATALVLGVSRRFQDPLTLVLVGAGVAAALSSGAMLIGLYSTDVLDSMRRWTIGSTFGRGPEDVAIAGAGLLIGFIIAARVARPLDLLAMGEESSVALGGSPTLARRGAALSIVVLAGCATAATGPIAFVGFAIPHLLRRFTGPEVTAMIAPAALLGGCSVLAADILGRLIAGPSELEMSIVLAFVGAPFLIWAVHRGEHTL
- a CDS encoding FecCD family ABC transporter permease gives rise to the protein MRGRVKGDVVKHLRSQERQRRTWLWAATCFFILVAATSYVLLLGQGPVDLSPGRVLEILNGGGSRSEIRVVWDLRMPVALATLIVGAALGLAGSWTQSMSRNPLASPDILGVTGGASVMVVIGTVLSRPVLAEGLSTFWWRAGLALLGAVLAALLLVALGGIGTSNRIVIVGIALSLLFQALVAYLLRAAELLRAAQSQLWLAGTTGFVRMDVIVPLLVGLTPFVLLGLWCAKELPLLAHDDLSALSLGVNITRTRALLLVAATGICAVTVSVAGPIGFIALLAPHVGRIVARTPTPVPLVSCAAGAALLSVCAVIAGLLPMDAPVGAVSSIIGGGALVILVWNAARRRG
- a CDS encoding ABC transporter ATP-binding protein encodes the protein MKDREITATGIHAGYKDGEDILSGVDLVARPGEITTLIGPNGCGKSTLLKTLSKILRPRQGRVRIGELDVHAMSPKEAAAHVALLPQQPTAPDGLRVGELVARGRYPHLSRGRGLSAKDRDIIAQACVETGITDFIDRDIAALSGGQRQRVWLALALAQDTPVLLLDEPTTFLDPAHAISVLELVRKQANAGKTVVVVLHDLMLAGQYSDTMVVMNNGEVIAQGTPRQALTKEVLAAAYGIDVEIWDDPRSDAPVIVPRGVLGTPTTP
- the rplJ gene encoding 50S ribosomal protein L10, which translates into the protein MANPKNTADLAKLKEKLDGAHSIVLTEYRGLTVGQLQELRNNLGFDVEYSVAKNTLFKIAANEAGIEGLDEHLTGPTAIAFIKGEAVDAAKVITKFADDNKALVIKGGYMDGNALSADQVEAISKLDNRETTLAKLAGAMKGSMAKAAAVFNAPATKMVRTAAALQDKKAAEA
- the rplL gene encoding 50S ribosomal protein L7/L12 — its product is MAKLTKDELIEAFKEMTLIELSEFVKEFEEVFDVEAAAPVAAVAAGAPAAGGAAEEEKTEFDVVLTDAGAKKIGVIKAVREIVSGLGLKEAKEMVEGAPKAILEGASKDDAEAAKAKLEEAGASVELK
- a CDS encoding type II toxin-antitoxin system RelE/ParE family toxin, with translation MQFRRRSLERFHQDGVPPRYIPSELRSVVRRKLLMIGRSVSVTDLRIPPANRLEKLKGDLEGYYSIRVNSQWRIIFKWTHEGAVDVDFIDYH
- a CDS encoding HigA family addiction module antitoxin gives rise to the protein MTLSTTTEAHTHIDVVPVPHPGEILLLEFLKPCGITQYRLASDIGTTRSQVSKITRGALGISADMALRLSAYFGNSAEFWLGLQEEYDLWKARQTTDVSAIVPWNDNKEANSHSQK
- a CDS encoding MFS transporter; the encoded protein is MSDSLTLAGLYGTITGIAALAGGIIGGSLSDMWRRKPLIIVTNALAGVLNLALAGLILSGGFSPILFGMLLGSMMLFYRIGQACSDPCLPQLVEEEQLAAKQGLIQARLQFAGLIGPTVGGALLEVNLALPFVFVGLANFLTIVFFLFIKASLDPAKKAGNKLLRTTKEGLAIVARSPLLRGLIAMQTLSNCAINGSLFMAVLILEEGSNPGWVTGLARTSIGLIGIVGALSTGWLQKKFSFAALQVGTCVWVAASIACGALLSSSLLMIIPLGLSVLTAPAAGAVTYAALHRLMAEETFGRVTNIQMSTVVSLSSVWSTPLAALSHRWSLTTGLWANALAGFLAIGPALIFARRADRALAQADAKEDDPLDTQEHDSFISVSEN